The genomic region ATTCAGCGTAAAAGTAGGCTGAAACATCTGTTTAAAGGAATACCACATGCCTTTCAATATCTCAGGAAGATAAAGTTTTTCAAGAAAGTTAAGCTTGCGCTCCTTCCTGTAATTATTGCTTAAAGCGTTTACTGTCGGTTTTTCGAGATTCTTAGCCATTCAATTAGAATCGGTTTCTGGTAGAAATTAGCACTGAAAAATAAACCTTTGTAACCTTAGCATCAAAGTTATTTATTGGCTTTTCTTTTTTATTTTTGACGGAAAACCATCGTGATTGGAACGCCTATAAACCCAAAGCGCTGTCTTATTTTGTTTTCAATGTATTTACGATAGTTCGGCGGTAAATCGTGCGGGCTATTCATGAAGAATTTAAAAACCGGTGGATTGCTTTTAACTTGTGTTGCATAAGTAATTTTTAGCTGCCTCCCCCTTTTCATTGGTAAAGGCTTTTCTCCTAGCATTTGATCTATAAAATCATTGAAGTCTGATGTTGAAATCTCTTTTTTACGTTCGTCAATAACCACCTGGGCTAAATCGATTACTTTATGTACTCGCTGTTTGTTAAGTGCTGAAATTGTAATTATCGGCACATAAGAAAGCTGTGGAACGGATGTATATATATATTCCTCAAAATCACGGACAGTATTGGTGTCTTTTTCAGGAACTAAATCCCATTTATTAAGAACTATGATTAGGCCCTTATTAAATTTTTCTGCTTCTCGCAGCACGCGTTTATCCTGAGCATCAAATCCTTGCATAGCATCAACCAGTAAAATGGCTACGTCACATTCCCGTATAGCTTTTTCAGTACGAACTGTACTGTAGAATTCAATATTCTCCTTTACTTTGGTTCTTTTCCGTAATCCTGCAGTATCAACCAGTATATAATCCCTTCCATCATAATTTAGGTGACTGTTAAGGGAATCTCTCGTAGTTCCGGCAATGTTTGTTACAATAGCCCGCTCATCTTTTAACAAGGCATTAAAAAGACTGCTTTTTCCAACATTTGGCCGTCCTATAAAGGCTAATTTAGGAGTTTCGATTTCAGGTTCAGGCTCCGATTCACTAGGTAAATACTCCGTCACTTTATCCAATAAATCGCCGGTTCCCATACCACTTATAGATGAGATCGGATACAAGTCTTCAAATCCAAGCTCGTAAAATTCACTTGCGTTTAACCTTCGTTCCTCATTATCAGCTTTGTTCACAACTACAATCACAGGCTTATCCTGTTCACGTAAAAGTGAGGCAACCGACTTGTCTAAGGTATTAATGCCGGTTTCAACATCAACCACAAAAAGAATGACATCTGATTCTTCTAAAGCTATGTGCACTTGCTCCCTGATACCAACTGTCATTACATTCATGTCGTCAGGCAGGTACCCTCCGGTATCGATTACGCTAAAATCGCGCCCGTTCCAAAATGTTTCTCCATAGTGCCGATCACGGGTTACCCCATACTCATCATGAACAATGGCTTTTCTTTTACCAAGCAAGCGATTAAAAAAGGTGGATTTACCAACATTAGGCCGTCCTACAATTGAAACTACTGGAAGCATTTTAAGTGTTAGATTCTTAGATTAAAACAAGCCTTAAAGATACGCATAATTCAGCACTTAATTTACCATGCTTCAAAGCTTTTATGAGAATTTCGGTTTCTTCGGAGCCCTTGCCATTGCCATTTGTATGTTCCTGTTTTTTATTTTGTGGATAGCAGGAATTGCCGGCATAACTCTGCCCTATGACGGTGGTCGGAAAAAGGGTCACAATTGGCAAATTATTTTAGCCGTTCTTGTTCCTATTTATCCTGTTATCTGGCTTATCGTTGATATTTATTCACAACGTAAATATATGAACGATGAAAATGCCGACTAGGTCCATTAAAATAAAATGATGAATCGCTTTGGTTTGTGGTTTTTAGTCGTGTGTATTTGGTGACACAACTCCGTCACTTTACTCCGGAAGTTGCCTTTGTTCTCCTTCATCAAGTTGTTGTAGCTCTTCCTCGATGAGCTTCCACTCTTCTACCAATTCCACATTCATTTCTTTTATAAAGCGTGAAGGCTGAGTAAAGTAATCGCCGTACGCCGATTGCGCAAGTATAGGATAACTAAAATAAAGCATCTCCTCTGCCCTTGTGGCGGCTACATATAAAAGCCTGAGTTCTTCATCCAATTGCTCTTCATCTTCTATGGAATAAGCAGAGGGGATAATACCATCCAGGCACTGTATAATGAAGACATGTTTCCACTCTAATCCTTTTGCTGAATGAATGGTACTGAGGATCAACGGAGCTTCCTCTTTGGTTTTTTGTTCGGTATCTATCGCTGTTGCAGTGATTGGGTCGAGCGCCAACTCTTCCAGCATTTTAGGAAGGGATGTAAAGCTTTCGGATACATTACTAAAAGCTTCTAAGTCTTTAAGCCGCTTTGGGTAGTCATCATACCTATCCTTGCAAAAATCCCGATAGTAACCCACGATCAACTCGATAACTTTGGAGACCGAATGATCATTTTTCTTGATATCTATCAAGAGCTTACTGAGTTCTTTTAGCTGATCGATATAGGATTTACTCGTGGTATCAGATAGGTCTAACTGATACGGATTCTTAGCCAGACGGATCCATTCAAAAAGATCCTGAGCGGTCTTAGGGCCAATGCCATCCAATAGCATCAGCACTCTGTTCCAGGCAATGGTATCCATGGGATTGACGAGAACCCGAACATGCGCCAAAACATCTTTGATATGAGCCGCTTCTGTAAACTTTTGTCCTCCATATTTAACAAAAGGAATATTTTTGCGATTCAACTCTACTTCAAGGTCAAAGGAATCACGCCCATTACGAAATAGTACCGCCATTTCATTCAATTCTACCCCCTGCTCCCGAAGCTGTAAAACAGCCTGAGTGATAAATCGGCTTTGATCATGTTCGCTGGAAGACTGTACAAGAGCCGGTAATTCACCTTCCTCATTGTTGGAATACAGTTCCTTATCAAACTTAAAATTGGCTTGCTTAAGCAAATTGTTGGCTACATCAAGAATCTGAGGTGTGGATCGATAATTCTCTTCCAGTTTGATTAGATTCGTCCCTTTAAACCGCTCCGGAAAATCCATGATATTTTGGTGATCAGCCCCTCGGAAAGAATAGATGCTCTGAGCATCATCCCCAACAACCATGATATTTCCGTGTACACTTGAAAACAATTCAGTCAATTCTGCCTGAAGCTTATTCGTGTCCTGAAACTCATCTACCATAACATATTGATTCCCTGCGGCAACTTTGACCCGAATATCTTCATTTTCAGCCAATAAATCTCTTGTTTTGATCAGCAGATCATCAAAATCCATTACAAAATTCTTTTCCTTATAATCTTGGTACCCCTCTGCTACTTGTATGATTTTATCTTCCTGCTCCAGAAACTGCGGGTACTCCTCCTGTAAAACGATTCGAAGATCCAGGTGTTTATTCTTGGACGTGCTGATCATATTAAGCAGGGTATTTTTATTCGGAAAACGTTTCTTTTTTTTGTGAAGATTGAGTTGTGTCCGCACAAACTGAATAACCTCCAGGGCATCGGAAGTATCAACAATGGTAAAAGTGGATGGATAACCAATAGCATTTGAATAGCGATGCAGCAGCATACTACAGTAGAAATGAAAGGTACCCCCCTGAACCTGCTTGCAGCGCTCGTCCAAAATATTACTGGCACGGCTGAGCATTTCCTTGGCTGCCCTCCGTGTGAAAGTGAGCAATAAGACATTAGAAGGATTGACTCCGCTTTCAACCAACCGCGCTACCCGGTGCACTAATGTGCGGGTCTTTCCGGTCCCGGCTCCCGCCACTACCAAGGCCGGTCCTCGTTCATGAAAAACTGCTTTTAATTGCTCTTCATTAAGTAAATCGGCATAAGGTATCGAATAGTCGCCCGGTCGTTTTCGGGGTTCTTCTTTCTGCAGAATAAATTTTTTCATGCCTTAAAATAGCAAACTATGGATATATGTAAAAATTATGTGTTAATTGAAGTGGTTTTTAAATACTTTTCAAGATATGAAACAAATACTACAGCCATCCCTTTTTGAAGAAGACTTAGAAATACGGTATTTATTAATCGTAATAAATCCGCCAAAAGTTATATCGGAATATGTTTCCGGTCTAAAAGACGAAATAGTTCAAACGTATGGTTCTTTTGATTCAGCATTTTCAATTCCGCATATAACCGTATGCAACTTCCCCATCTTGGAGCAAAGAATCGAAAAAATTCTTCCTCAGATTACAGAACGCATTTCTATGGTAAATTCATTTACATTAACGGTATCCGGATTCTCCTCTTTTGTTAATGCAAGCAAGAAAACTTTTTTCATGAGAGTTATTGGTAATGATTTATATAATAATTTGAAATCTGAATTTAAAGCTATTAATAAGGAGATTATAAAAACCAAAAGATTTAGCATGACACATAAACCTCATATCACAGTCGCAAAAAGTTTAAATGCTGAGCTGTTCAGAAAAATCAATTCCCAATACGGTTCAGATAGGTATGAAATGGAATTTGAGGTAAATAGCTTAACTGTTCTAAAATATATATGGCAGGAAAAGAAGTATCATAAAATAGAAGAGATAAATCTTACGAATTAGTTTTTCCAATTGTCATCATACCCAAATATATTCCAACACAAAATTTTAAGGTTCAAAACCACTAAAGATACCTGTAAAATAAATGATGAACGAACCTTCTTTAACACCACGGGAATTTGGATGGATAGAAGTTGTCTGCGGCGGCATGTTCAGCGGTAAAACCGAAGAACTGATTCGCCGGGCAAAGCGAGCACATATTGCCGGGCAGCATGTAGTGGTGGTAAAGCCTGCACTCGATAAGCGATACAGTGAAACGGAAGTAGTTTCTCATAATGAAACCGCTCTCCCCAGTATTTTAGTGGATACAGCCGATCAGATTGTCCTTCTTACGGGTAACGCCAAAGTTGTATGTATAGATGAGGCTCAGTTTTTTGATGACCGGGTGATAGAAGTAGCTAATTCTCTTGCCAATGATGGAAAACGAGTCATTATTGCCGGGCTGGATATGGATTTTGAGGGTAACCCATTTGGGCCTATGCCCTACTTGCTTGCCATTGCAGAGTATGTAACAAAACTACATGCTGTATGTGCCGAAAGCGGAAGTATGGCGCATTATTCACAGCGCGTGGTAGAAAAAGAAGATCAGGTTTTGGTTGGTGAATATGATGCCTATGAACCCCGGGCCCGCCATTGTTTCCGCCCTCCTGTAGATCGCCGAAGAGGACGCCCCATCAAACCATTTTTTAACCCGGAGGCAGAAAAAGCTCCCGAAAACACGGCAGAAAAAACAAAAGAAGAATTCAACTCAGAAAAAATCTAAATGGATATTTTACGTGGTATAATTGGGATGGTAGCCATACTTGGGCTCGCCTTTATTTTTAGCAATAATAAAAGAAATGTGAACTGGAAGTTGGTAGGGATTGGGATTGGCATTCAATTCATTCTCGCCATTTTCATTTTGAAAGCAGATCTGTTGGCGGGTTATTGGGGGCCACTTGGATGGCCAATGTTATTGTTTCAGGAAATAGCCGGCTTTTTTGTTGTAGTTTTAAACTATACTACTGAGGGGGCTTCTTTTATTTTTGGAAGATTAGGACAAGGCCCGGAACATCCGGATAGTCTGGGAGTATTTTTTGCATTTCAGGTACTTCCGACAATAGTATTTTTTGCTTCACTTACGGCAATTCTTTATCACTATGGCATACTTCAGTTTGTTGTGAAGATGGTTTCAAAAGGGATGCAAAAGTTATTGGGGACTTCAGGCGCTGAAACACTATCGGTAGTCTCTAATATATTTGTTGGCCAAACAGAAGCTCCCCTGGTGATTGAGCCCTACATCGAAAAACTAACCAAGTCTGAGCTTATGGTCGTGATGACCGGGGGGATGGCAACTATAGCCGGTGGAGTTTTAGCAGCTTATGTAGCCATGCTCGGAACACCTTTTGCGGAAGCCAATGGACTCGAGATAGCGGTTGCGCAACAATTATTTGCCGAACGCTTACTTGGAGCTAGTTTGATGGCTGCTCCTGCTGCTTTGGTAATCGCAAAAATATTGTATCCGGAAGATGGAGAGCCTGTGACTAAAGGTGAGGTATCGATGAAAGTTGAAAAAACAGATGCCAATGGGATTGATGCAGCGGCTACCGGTGCCGGCGTTGGCCTCAAACTGGCCTTAAATGTAGGTGCTATGTTATTAGCCTTCATTGCACTATTGGCGATGTTTAATGGCATTTTAGGTTGGGGCAGTGATTTTACAGGAATAACAGCATTATTAGGCGAAAGCCTTACCATCGAAATGATTTTGGGATGGGTATTTGCTCCTCTTGCCTGGATTATAGGAGTTCCCTGGTCTGATGCAGTTAATATGGGATCATTATTAGGTACTAAAATTGTATTGAATGAGTTTGTAGCCTACCTGAAGTTAGCAGAAGAGGTCAGTGCTGCTAATATTTCACCAAAAACAATTGCTATGGCCACTTTTGCTTTGTGTGGATTTGCCAATTTTTCATCTATTGCAATTCAAATTGGTGGCATTGGCGGCCTGGCTCCAAGCAGAAAATCTGATTTAGCCAAATTTGGAGTCAAAGCTGTTTTTGCAGGAACATTAGCTAACTTGATGACTGCTACTTTCGCAGGAATGCTTTTTTAATTCCTCGATTATTATACTGAATAGAACCAACTCAATTTCAAAAAAATTTGATTATAATAATGGATAGAAGGTATTTTGGTTGCATCTACCTTTCCTTCAGAAGGTTGAGTATTTATTTAAAATTAACTATTTGTAGCTTCTTGTGATTTTACTATCCATAAAACCGCATATCAGGAAGGACTCAGAGAGATATCTTTAAAAGACATTTGATTAGTTTCATGAAAAAAAATATTCCCATATTTGTACTGGCAATCATGCTGGCTGTTTCCTGTAAACCAGACATGAATATAAAAGATACAGTGCTGGCAGAAGTTGGTGGCCAAATATTGACCAAAGAATTTGCAAAGTCTGAAATTCCACCGCATATCTTTAGCAACGATAGCACTTTAGCTTATTCTAATTTTCGTGACGACTGGGTACGCCGGCAAGTGATTTTACAAGAAGCTAATCGCCTTAATTTCTCAAACCGACAAGATGTACAGGATAAATTACAGCGGCTTGAGGAGGAGTTTATTCTTCAGGCAGTTCAGGATTATATTATAACTGAGTTTGAAAATAATTTAGATGTGAGCGAACAAGAGGCGCGAAATTATTATCAACAAAACAAAGAAAAATTTACTCTCGAAGAACAGTATGTTCGTTATCGGCATTTAATCGCTTCCAGTAATGCAGATGCAGAAAGTGCCAAACGCGAATTGATGCAGGGAATTGATTGGAATACTGTAGCGAAAAAATATTCAAAACATCCTGATTTAAAAATACGCGAATCTGAAAGATATTGGCCTATTTCAATTGCTGGTGGCGATATTTCGATGTTAAATCGTTATTTAAGGATTATTGGGCCGTCAGAAATCTCTCCAACCCACAGGTCAGGCAATGAATATCACTTTGTGCAGTTATTAGATGAGCGCCCTCAAGGCGATCACCCGGATTTAGACTGGCTGATCGTACAAATTAAAGAATGGCTGACTTTGGAAAAGCGTAAAAGAGCATTCAACACATACGTCAAGAATCTTTATCTTCAGGCACAAGCTAACAACGAAATTAAAATTTATAACGTTACAACCGAAACGAATACCGCAGAAAGCGATACGGTTTCATTGAATCAAATTACTAATGAAGAATAACTTACTTTTTACTCCCCTCCTCTTTTTATCTGTACTTTTTACCTCTAATATTCAAGCTCAAAATGCTCCTCAATTAGCAGATCAAATAGTAGCACATGTAAATGAAAATATAATCCTTAAGTCTGATGTTGATCAAAGAGTGGCTGATTATTTGCGTCAGGCACAAGTATCCGGTCAAGAAATTGAGTTTAGCAGAGGATTATGGTTCAATTTTCTTGAATCAATTGTGGATAACTATGTGCTCTTGGAAAAAGCTGAAATTGACTCCATTACTGTTTCTGACGAGGAAGTAAACATGCAAATGGATCAGCGGATTAGACAGTTAACAGCCCAGGCGGGAAGTGAGCAGGCACTTGAACAGGCTTTCGGTAAACCCATCATTCAACTTAAGGCTGATTTTCGTGAAGATTTTAAAGAGCAAATGCTTTCCAACCGGGTTCAGCAGCAAAAAACCCAATCAATTAACATTACTCGTCCGGAAGTAGAAGAATTCTTTAATGACATCCCAGCCGACTCGCTTCCAACTATTCCGGAGCAGGTTTCTCTTTCTCAAATTGTGATGTTGCCGCCGGCTAAAGGAGATGCTAAGCAAGCAGCTTACGAATTTGCTCAACAACTGCGCGATTCTATTGTTGTGCACGGTAAATCTATTGAAGAACTTGCTCGCCGGTACAGCGATGACAAAGGTTCAGGGCAAAATGGAGGACTCTTGCCACTGATGTCATTGGATGAACTTGTATCTGAATATTCAGCAGCAGCTTCAGCTCTTCAACCTGGTGGGATTTCCAAAGTTGTAGAAACTCAATTTGGTTTCCATATCATTAGGCTCAATCGACGTGTTGGAGATCGAATTGAAACCAACCACATCTTGATCACCGTTGACTCAAATGAACTGGATGAGGAATATGCAATTAACAGATTAAATAGTATTCGTGACAGCATATTAACTAATCCGGATGTTAAATTTGCTAATGTAGCCCGACAAGTAAGTGAAGATCCGGCTACGGCCAATTATGGCGGTAAAATATTTGATCCTCAAACCGGAGAACGTCTCATTCCTTTAAACCGTCTGGACCCGGCAATGTATCGCATCGTACTTTTAATGGATGAGGAAGGCGCAATATCTGAACCCAAGTCATTTACTCTTGAAAATCAAAACAAAAAAGCATTTCGGATTGTAAGACTTGACAAGCAAATACCAGAGCATGTTGCCAGCCTGGAACAAGATTATGAACGAATTAAAAGGATTGCTTTGCAGCAAAAACAATCCAGGGTAATACAAGAATGGATGCAAGACTTAAGGGACGAAGTTTATATTGAATATAAAATTGATGTACCCTGGAAGGAGAATAATTTATGAAAGCGGAGGTAAAAGATTCGGTAAAGCTGGCAGATGAATTTTACACGGTATTTCATCAAATAAAGGCTGAAATTCATAAAGTAGTTATAGGTCAGGATGATATTATTGACCTTTTGTTGATCAGTTTATTTTCCAGGGGGCACTGTGTGCTTGTAGGAGTTCCCGGATTAGCTAAAACTTTATTGATTCGTACCCTCGCAGAATCTCTTAATCTGACTTTTAACCGAATTCAATTTACTCCGGATTTAATGCCGGGTGATATTACCGGAACCGAAGTTATTGAAGAAAACAAAGACTCAGGCCGTAAAGAGTTTACTTTTATAAAAGGACCTGTATTTGCAAATATCGTCCTAGCTGATGAAATAAACAGAACCCCTCCCAAAACCCAGGCAGCATTGCTTGAAGGAATGCAGGAATATCATGTAACCACCGGGGGTAAAACCTATATTTTAGACACTCCTTTCTTTGTTTTAGCTACTCAGAATCCTATTGAACAAGAAGGTACATATCCCCTGCCCGAAGCTCAGCTTGACCGGTTTATGTTTAACGTTTGGGTAGATTACCCTTCTCTTGAAGAAGAAAAAGAAATTGTAAGCAAAACAACAGCTCATCAAGATGTGCTAATTGAAGCATTGGTGACTAAAGAGAAAATTAAAGAGCTTCAAAATTTAGTACGGGAAGTGCCTGTACCGGAAAACGTTTTAGATTATGCGGTTGAACTGGTTTCTAAAACTCGTCCGGGAACTGATATAGCCCCGGAATTTGTAAATAAATATATGAGCTGGGGAGCCGGTCCAAGAGCCTCTCAGTATCTTATTTTAGGAGGAAAAGCACGAGCACTCTCTCAGGGGCGTTACAACGTTACCGTAGATGATATTAAAGAGTTGGCTATTCCGGTATTACGTCATCGTATTGTTAATAATTACGCAGCCGAAGCCGAAGGATACACTACCGTTAAGTTAATAAACATGCTTATCGACGAAGCCTAATCTCAAAAAAGGAATTATTGTGGATTTCCAAGGCTTTCAAAATATTTTGCATCCGGCTATAATTTTAGTGGCTATTGCTGCTCTTCTCCTGCTCTCGTGGGCTTCATATCGAAAATTTGAAAGTATTCCATCCGGTGTTCGCTGGATTTTAATTAGCCTGAGAGGATTAGCTTTCATTTTAATCCTACTTCTCCTGCTAAATTCCTATTTTTATTCTTCTCAAGAAATTGAGATTAGTCCCAAAATAGCCGTTTTCCTTGATAACTCAGAAAGTATAGATATCAATAAGGGAGATTATGAAGGATTAAACTCTTATGTCCAACTTCTAAACGAACTTAATTTCAATGGCAATGAGCAGACTGAAATTGAGTTTTATTCAATTGGCGAAAACGTCCTCCCTTTCTCTCCAGATTCATTGAATGCTACAGAAATTCAAACGAACCTCTCTGCTCCCATAAATTCTATCCTGGAAATGGAAGAACAAATACAGGCTACGGTTGTTATTTCAGATGGGATTATTACTTACGGAAGAAATCCAACGATGAATGCCATTAACTCTTCAATTCCCATATACACCATAGCCGTTGGAGATACTTCTGATGTAAAAGATATCTCCGTTTCCAATGTCCTTACAAATACAACCGGGTACACCAACACAAATCATATAATTGAAGCAGAAATTACCCAAACCGGATTTCAAGATAATACACTAACCGTTTCACTTCTTACAGGAGATGAAGAACTTCAACAAAAAACAATTACGTTCGAAACTGATGATCAGCTTAAAAATGTGGAGTTTGAATTAACCTTAGAAGAAGCCGGGTTGAAACAGTATCAAATCAAAGCCCAGCCACTCGTTGATGAATGGACCGATACTAATAATTCGCGGTTATTCTCCATTGATGTTTTAGATAACCGGGTCAAAATTCTGCATATCGCGTTCGAAATTCATCCCGATGTAAAAGCAATAAGATCCCTTATAGAACAGGATGAAAGCAATGAATTATATACTCTGACGAGGATCGGAAATAACCGATATGTGGAAGAAATTCCAGATGAAGATGAATATAATTTAATTATTGTTCATGGTGTCCCGCCAAATACTGCTACTGATTTTGAGTTTTTATCAACCTTAGATAACACCCCGACAATATTTTTCGAATTGAGTGCACAGCCAAAAAGTGAATTTAAGAATATCGAACAGCTTCTGATTTTAAACTCAAACGTTAGACAAGTTTCACAAATCACACTGTTTCCACTGTTAAATAGAAATGAGCACCCTGTACTGGAACTCCCTGAGGTAAATTTATCAGATGCTCCTCCACTTTTTTCCCCGTTAAGGAGTAATCTCTCAGCCCCTCAAAGTACCGCATTATACAGCCTTAATTATAATGGAACTGAGACTCAATTCCCTGTCATTGCTGTTTTAGAACAAGGAAATATACGTCGGGCCCATGTATTACCTTGGGGTTGGTTCCGAATGCTGCAAAGTACTAACGAAAACAACAAAGAATTTACTGCCGGCCTCTTATCAAACTTAGTGTCTTGGACTTCAAGTGATCCTGATGACAGAAAATTAAGAATTACGCCTGCAAAGCAAGTTTTCAGCACTACGGAAGCGCCCCTACTTAACGGTAGTTTACGTAATGAACGCGGAACCCCTGAATCCGAAGGCATTATAGAAGTTCAGGTTGAAAATAATGATGGTACCAATCGCACTTTCAATATGAACAACGCCGGGTCCGGAAATTACCGGCTGGATTTGCCCCGGCTTTCAGAAGGGCTTTACCGGTTTACGGCTACCGCTCGAAAAGGTGACCGCGAATTAGAAACTCAAACAGGTGAATTTCTTGTTTCTAATTCTAGTTCAGAATTAGCAAACACTACCCGTAATGATGAACTAATGCGAAATATTGCTCAGAATTCCGGGGGATCATTCTTTACTTACGATAATATATCCGGGTTTTGGGATAGTCTGCGTACTGCCAATGTTTTGGAATCTAAAATAGAAAACGTAGAAAACTACTCCTTCCCTGTACACTCTTTGTATTGGTTTGTCTTAGTAGTATTGCTTTTAGGATCGGAATGGATGCTTCGTAAATACTATTCATTACCCTAATCTTAATTAGTATATAAGTCGCTTTACCGTAGCCTTATCATTTCCGGATAATTTAACTATAAATATATTGCTGTAATCAGTTTCATCG from Gracilimonas sp. harbors:
- a CDS encoding nucleoside transporter C-terminal domain-containing protein; translation: MDILRGIIGMVAILGLAFIFSNNKRNVNWKLVGIGIGIQFILAIFILKADLLAGYWGPLGWPMLLFQEIAGFFVVVLNYTTEGASFIFGRLGQGPEHPDSLGVFFAFQVLPTIVFFASLTAILYHYGILQFVVKMVSKGMQKLLGTSGAETLSVVSNIFVGQTEAPLVIEPYIEKLTKSELMVVMTGGMATIAGGVLAAYVAMLGTPFAEANGLEIAVAQQLFAERLLGASLMAAPAALVIAKILYPEDGEPVTKGEVSMKVEKTDANGIDAAATGAGVGLKLALNVGAMLLAFIALLAMFNGILGWGSDFTGITALLGESLTIEMILGWVFAPLAWIIGVPWSDAVNMGSLLGTKIVLNEFVAYLKLAEEVSAANISPKTIAMATFALCGFANFSSIAIQIGGIGGLAPSRKSDLAKFGVKAVFAGTLANLMTATFAGMLF
- a CDS encoding 2'-5' RNA ligase family protein yields the protein MKQILQPSLFEEDLEIRYLLIVINPPKVISEYVSGLKDEIVQTYGSFDSAFSIPHITVCNFPILEQRIEKILPQITERISMVNSFTLTVSGFSSFVNASKKTFFMRVIGNDLYNNLKSEFKAINKEIIKTKRFSMTHKPHITVAKSLNAELFRKINSQYGSDRYEMEFEVNSLTVLKYIWQEKKYHKIEEINLTN
- a CDS encoding thymidine kinase is translated as MMNEPSLTPREFGWIEVVCGGMFSGKTEELIRRAKRAHIAGQHVVVVKPALDKRYSETEVVSHNETALPSILVDTADQIVLLTGNAKVVCIDEAQFFDDRVIEVANSLANDGKRVIIAGLDMDFEGNPFGPMPYLLAIAEYVTKLHAVCAESGSMAHYSQRVVEKEDQVLVGEYDAYEPRARHCFRPPVDRRRGRPIKPFFNPEAEKAPENTAEKTKEEFNSEKI
- a CDS encoding peptidylprolyl isomerase, translated to MKNNLLFTPLLFLSVLFTSNIQAQNAPQLADQIVAHVNENIILKSDVDQRVADYLRQAQVSGQEIEFSRGLWFNFLESIVDNYVLLEKAEIDSITVSDEEVNMQMDQRIRQLTAQAGSEQALEQAFGKPIIQLKADFREDFKEQMLSNRVQQQKTQSINITRPEVEEFFNDIPADSLPTIPEQVSLSQIVMLPPAKGDAKQAAYEFAQQLRDSIVVHGKSIEELARRYSDDKGSGQNGGLLPLMSLDELVSEYSAAASALQPGGISKVVETQFGFHIIRLNRRVGDRIETNHILITVDSNELDEEYAINRLNSIRDSILTNPDVKFANVARQVSEDPATANYGGKIFDPQTGERLIPLNRLDPAMYRIVLLMDEEGAISEPKSFTLENQNKKAFRIVRLDKQIPEHVASLEQDYERIKRIALQQKQSRVIQEWMQDLRDEVYIEYKIDVPWKENNL
- the der gene encoding ribosome biogenesis GTPase Der, which translates into the protein MLPVVSIVGRPNVGKSTFFNRLLGKRKAIVHDEYGVTRDRHYGETFWNGRDFSVIDTGGYLPDDMNVMTVGIREQVHIALEESDVILFVVDVETGINTLDKSVASLLREQDKPVIVVVNKADNEERRLNASEFYELGFEDLYPISSISGMGTGDLLDKVTEYLPSESEPEPEIETPKLAFIGRPNVGKSSLFNALLKDERAIVTNIAGTTRDSLNSHLNYDGRDYILVDTAGLRKRTKVKENIEFYSTVRTEKAIRECDVAILLVDAMQGFDAQDKRVLREAEKFNKGLIIVLNKWDLVPEKDTNTVRDFEEYIYTSVPQLSYVPIITISALNKQRVHKVIDLAQVVIDERKKEISTSDFNDFIDQMLGEKPLPMKRGRQLKITYATQVKSNPPVFKFFMNSPHDLPPNYRKYIENKIRQRFGFIGVPITMVFRQK
- a CDS encoding MoxR family ATPase; its protein translation is MKAEVKDSVKLADEFYTVFHQIKAEIHKVVIGQDDIIDLLLISLFSRGHCVLVGVPGLAKTLLIRTLAESLNLTFNRIQFTPDLMPGDITGTEVIEENKDSGRKEFTFIKGPVFANIVLADEINRTPPKTQAALLEGMQEYHVTTGGKTYILDTPFFVLATQNPIEQEGTYPLPEAQLDRFMFNVWVDYPSLEEEKEIVSKTTAHQDVLIEALVTKEKIKELQNLVREVPVPENVLDYAVELVSKTRPGTDIAPEFVNKYMSWGAGPRASQYLILGGKARALSQGRYNVTVDDIKELAIPVLRHRIVNNYAAEAEGYTTVKLINMLIDEA
- a CDS encoding peptidyl-prolyl cis-trans isomerase, which codes for MKKNIPIFVLAIMLAVSCKPDMNIKDTVLAEVGGQILTKEFAKSEIPPHIFSNDSTLAYSNFRDDWVRRQVILQEANRLNFSNRQDVQDKLQRLEEEFILQAVQDYIITEFENNLDVSEQEARNYYQQNKEKFTLEEQYVRYRHLIASSNADAESAKRELMQGIDWNTVAKKYSKHPDLKIRESERYWPISIAGGDISMLNRYLRIIGPSEISPTHRSGNEYHFVQLLDERPQGDHPDLDWLIVQIKEWLTLEKRKRAFNTYVKNLYLQAQANNEIKIYNVTTETNTAESDTVSLNQITNEE
- a CDS encoding ATP-dependent helicase, with product MKKFILQKEEPRKRPGDYSIPYADLLNEEQLKAVFHERGPALVVAGAGTGKTRTLVHRVARLVESGVNPSNVLLLTFTRRAAKEMLSRASNILDERCKQVQGGTFHFYCSMLLHRYSNAIGYPSTFTIVDTSDALEVIQFVRTQLNLHKKKKRFPNKNTLLNMISTSKNKHLDLRIVLQEEYPQFLEQEDKIIQVAEGYQDYKEKNFVMDFDDLLIKTRDLLAENEDIRVKVAAGNQYVMVDEFQDTNKLQAELTELFSSVHGNIMVVGDDAQSIYSFRGADHQNIMDFPERFKGTNLIKLEENYRSTPQILDVANNLLKQANFKFDKELYSNNEEGELPALVQSSSEHDQSRFITQAVLQLREQGVELNEMAVLFRNGRDSFDLEVELNRKNIPFVKYGGQKFTEAAHIKDVLAHVRVLVNPMDTIAWNRVLMLLDGIGPKTAQDLFEWIRLAKNPYQLDLSDTTSKSYIDQLKELSKLLIDIKKNDHSVSKVIELIVGYYRDFCKDRYDDYPKRLKDLEAFSNVSESFTSLPKMLEELALDPITATAIDTEQKTKEEAPLILSTIHSAKGLEWKHVFIIQCLDGIIPSAYSIEDEEQLDEELRLLYVAATRAEEMLYFSYPILAQSAYGDYFTQPSRFIKEMNVELVEEWKLIEEELQQLDEGEQRQLPE